The Pseudomonas azotoformans genome has a segment encoding these proteins:
- the map gene encoding type I methionyl aminopeptidase, with protein sequence MTVSLKTAEDIAGMRIAGKLAADVLEMIAEHVKPGVTTETLNQICHDYIVNVQGAIPAPLNYKGFPKSICTSVNHVVCHGIPGDKPLKDGDTLNIDVTVIKDRYFGDTSRMFHVGNVPVWAERLSQVTQECMYKAIEIVKPGCRLGDIGEVIQKHAEKNGFSVVREFCGHGIGTVFHEEPQILHYGRAGTGMELKAGMTFTIEPMINQGKADTKVLGDGWTAITKDRKLSAQWEHTLLVTETGYEIFTLRADDTIPRVSA encoded by the coding sequence ATGACCGTTAGCTTGAAAACCGCCGAAGACATCGCTGGCATGCGCATCGCCGGCAAACTGGCTGCCGACGTGCTGGAAATGATCGCCGAACACGTCAAGCCCGGCGTCACCACCGAAACCCTGAACCAGATCTGCCACGACTATATAGTCAACGTGCAGGGCGCCATCCCTGCGCCGCTGAACTACAAAGGCTTCCCCAAGTCGATCTGCACCTCGGTCAACCACGTGGTCTGCCACGGGATTCCAGGCGACAAGCCATTGAAGGACGGCGACACCCTGAACATTGACGTCACCGTGATCAAGGACCGTTACTTCGGCGACACCAGCCGCATGTTCCATGTCGGCAATGTGCCAGTCTGGGCCGAGCGCCTGTCCCAGGTCACCCAGGAATGCATGTACAAGGCCATCGAAATCGTCAAGCCTGGCTGCCGCCTGGGCGACATCGGTGAAGTGATCCAGAAGCACGCGGAAAAGAACGGCTTCTCGGTGGTGCGCGAATTCTGCGGCCACGGTATCGGCACCGTGTTCCACGAAGAGCCGCAGATCCTGCACTACGGCCGCGCTGGCACCGGCATGGAGCTCAAGGCGGGCATGACCTTCACCATCGAGCCGATGATCAACCAGGGCAAGGCCGACACCAAGGTGCTGGGCGACGGCTGGACCGCTATCACCAAGGACCGCAAGCTCTCGGCCCAGTGGGAACACACCCTGCTGGTCACCGAGACCGGCTACGAGATCTTCACCCTGCGCGCTGACGACACCATTCCACGCGTTTCGGCGTGA
- the rpsB gene encoding 30S ribosomal protein S2, which translates to MSQVNMRDMLKAGVHFGHQTRYWNPKMGKYIFGARNKIHIINLEKTLPMFNEALTFVERLAQGKNKILFVGTKRSAGKIVAEEAARCGSPYVDHRWLGGMLTNFKTIRASIKRLRDLEVQAEDGTFAKLTKKEALMRSRDLEKLDRSLGGIKDMGGLPDALFVIDVDHERIAITEANKLGIPVIGVVDTNSSPEGVDYIIPGNDDAIRAIQLYMGSMADAVIRGRNHVAGGTEQFVEEAPVAAAE; encoded by the coding sequence ATGTCCCAAGTCAACATGCGCGATATGCTGAAGGCCGGTGTGCACTTCGGTCACCAGACCCGTTACTGGAACCCGAAAATGGGTAAATACATTTTCGGCGCGCGTAACAAGATCCACATTATCAACCTTGAAAAAACCCTGCCAATGTTCAACGAAGCTCTGACTTTCGTAGAGCGCCTGGCCCAGGGCAAAAACAAGATTCTGTTCGTCGGCACCAAGCGTTCCGCTGGCAAGATCGTTGCTGAAGAAGCAGCACGTTGCGGTTCGCCGTACGTCGATCACCGCTGGTTGGGCGGCATGCTGACCAACTTCAAAACCATCCGTGCTTCCATCAAGCGTCTGCGTGACCTTGAAGTGCAAGCCGAAGACGGTACTTTCGCCAAGCTGACCAAGAAAGAAGCGCTGATGCGCTCCCGTGACCTGGAAAAGCTCGATCGTTCTCTGGGTGGTATCAAGGACATGGGCGGTCTGCCTGACGCACTGTTCGTTATCGACGTTGATCACGAGCGCATCGCGATCACCGAAGCCAACAAGCTGGGCATCCCTGTTATCGGCGTAGTCGATACCAACAGCAGCCCGGAAGGCGTTGACTACATCATCCCAGGCAACGATGACGCAATCCGCGCTATCCAGCTGTACATGGGTTCGATGGCTGACGCTGTAATCCGTGGTCGCAACCACGTTGCTGGTGGTACCGAGCAGTTCGTTGAAGAAGCTCCGGTAGCTGCCGCTGAGTAA
- the tsf gene encoding translation elongation factor Ts, with product MAEITAALVKELRERTGEGMMDCKKALTKAGGDIEKAIDDMRASGAIKAAKKAGNVAAEGAIALVEDGKAAVLLEVNSQTDFLALQDDFKAFVAASVKKAFDDKLTTVEPLIEAQEADRLVLVGKVGENVNIRRLTRVEGDVVGGYLHGNKIGVAVVLKGGDVELAKDIAMHVAASNPEFLLPSEVSDEAIEREKAVFLSLNADKIAGKPENIVENMIKGRISKFLAEASLVEQAFVKNPEIKVGELAKKAGAEIVSFTYYKVGEGIEKPVDNFAEEVAAQLAAAKQ from the coding sequence ATGGCAGAGATTACTGCAGCGTTGGTTAAAGAACTGCGTGAGCGTACCGGCGAAGGCATGATGGATTGCAAAAAGGCCTTGACCAAGGCCGGCGGCGACATCGAAAAAGCCATCGACGACATGCGTGCCTCGGGCGCCATCAAGGCCGCCAAGAAAGCCGGCAACGTCGCTGCTGAAGGCGCTATCGCTCTGGTTGAAGACGGTAAAGCTGCTGTTCTGCTGGAAGTGAACTCGCAGACCGACTTCCTGGCCCTGCAAGATGACTTCAAGGCATTCGTTGCTGCCAGCGTCAAGAAAGCATTCGACGACAAGCTGACTACCGTTGAGCCGCTGATCGAAGCTCAAGAAGCTGATCGCCTGGTACTGGTCGGCAAGGTTGGCGAAAACGTCAATATCCGTCGCCTGACTCGCGTTGAAGGTGATGTGGTGGGTGGTTACCTGCACGGCAACAAGATCGGTGTAGCCGTTGTTCTGAAAGGCGGCGACGTTGAGCTGGCCAAAGACATCGCTATGCACGTTGCTGCAAGCAACCCAGAATTCCTGCTGCCTTCGGAAGTTTCTGACGAAGCGATCGAGCGTGAAAAAGCTGTGTTCCTGAGCCTGAACGCCGACAAGATCGCCGGCAAGCCAGAAAACATCGTTGAAAACATGATCAAAGGCCGTATCAGCAAGTTCCTGGCTGAAGCGAGCCTGGTTGAGCAGGCGTTCGTCAAGAACCCTGAAATCAAGGTTGGCGAACTGGCTAAGAAAGCCGGTGCTGAAATCGTTTCCTTCACTTACTACAAAGTAGGCGAAGGCATCGAGAAGCCGGTCGACAACTTCGCTGAAGAAGTTGCTGCCCAGCTGGCTGCCGCCAAGCAATAA
- the pyrH gene encoding UMP kinase: MAQQGSGYQARYKRILLKLSGEALMGSEEFGIDPKVLDRMALEVGQLVGIGVQVGLVIGGGNLFRGAALSAAGMDRVTGDHMGMLATVMNALAMRDALERANISAIVMSAISMVGVTDHYDRRKAMRHLNSKEVVIFAAGTGNPFFTTDSAACLRAIEIDADVVLKATKVDGVYTADPFKDPHAEKFDHLTYDEVLDRKLGVMDLTAICLCRDHKMPLRVFNMNKPGALLNIVHGGAEGTLIEEGQQ; this comes from the coding sequence ATGGCTCAGCAGGGCAGTGGTTATCAGGCTCGCTATAAACGCATTCTACTCAAGCTTAGCGGCGAGGCCCTGATGGGCTCGGAAGAGTTCGGGATCGATCCCAAGGTGCTCGACCGCATGGCGTTGGAAGTCGGCCAGCTGGTCGGTATCGGCGTACAAGTCGGTCTGGTGATTGGCGGTGGCAACCTGTTCCGCGGTGCGGCACTGAGCGCCGCCGGCATGGATCGGGTCACTGGCGACCACATGGGCATGCTGGCCACTGTGATGAACGCCCTGGCCATGCGTGACGCCCTGGAGCGTGCCAACATCTCGGCTATCGTGATGTCGGCTATTTCCATGGTCGGCGTGACCGATCACTATGACCGTCGCAAAGCCATGCGCCACCTGAATTCCAAGGAAGTGGTGATCTTCGCTGCTGGTACGGGCAACCCGTTCTTCACCACCGACTCCGCAGCCTGCCTGCGCGCTATCGAAATCGACGCTGACGTGGTGCTGAAGGCGACCAAGGTGGATGGCGTGTACACTGCCGATCCATTCAAAGACCCGCATGCCGAGAAGTTCGATCATCTGACCTACGATGAAGTGCTGGATCGCAAGCTGGGCGTGATGGACCTGACGGCTATTTGCCTGTGCCGCGACCACAAGATGCCGCTGCGCGTATTTAACATGAACAAGCCCGGCGCCCTGCTGAATATCGTACACGGCGGCGCAGAAGGGACTCTGATCGAGGAAGGCCAACAATGA
- the frr gene encoding ribosome recycling factor, with translation MINEIKKDAQARMQKSLESLSHAFGQIRTGKAHPSILGSVMVPYYGSDTPISSVANITVKDSRTLQVVAFERNMLGAVDKAIQSAGLNLNPTNLGELLLISMPALTEETRKGFTKQARSAAEDARVAVRNIRRDALGDLKKLVKDKEISEDEERRATADIDKLTKDAEAQITKATEEKEKDLMAV, from the coding sequence ATGATCAACGAAATCAAGAAAGACGCCCAGGCGCGTATGCAGAAATCCCTGGAATCCCTGAGCCATGCATTCGGCCAGATCCGTACCGGCAAGGCGCACCCAAGCATCCTGGGCAGCGTGATGGTGCCTTACTACGGTTCCGATACCCCGATCAGCAGCGTCGCCAACATTACCGTTAAAGACTCGCGCACCCTGCAAGTCGTCGCGTTCGAGCGCAACATGCTGGGTGCTGTCGACAAGGCCATCCAGAGCGCCGGTTTGAACCTCAACCCGACCAACCTGGGTGAGTTGCTGTTGATCTCCATGCCCGCCCTGACTGAAGAAACCCGCAAGGGCTTCACCAAGCAGGCACGCAGCGCAGCCGAAGACGCCCGTGTTGCCGTGCGCAACATTCGTCGCGATGCCCTGGGTGACCTGAAGAAACTGGTCAAGGACAAGGAAATCAGCGAAGACGAAGAGCGTCGTGCCACCGCTGATATCGACAAGCTGACCAAAGATGCCGAGGCCCAGATCACCAAGGCCACGGAAGAAAAAGAAAAGGACCTGATGGCCGTATAA
- the uppS gene encoding polyprenyl diphosphate synthase, giving the protein MEKTKQTVPSVVPRHVAIIMDGNNRWAKKRFMPGVAGHKAGVDAVRAVIEVCAEAKVEVLTLFAFSSENWQRPAEEVSALMDLFFKALRREAKRLNDNNISLRIIGDRSRFHPELQAAMREAEAITAGANRFVLQIAANYGGQWDIAQAAQRLAREVQAGHLRPDDITPELLQTCLVTGDLPLPDLCIRTGGEHRISNFLLWQLAYTELYFSDLFWPDFKHDAMRNALADFASRQRRFGKTSEQIEAGARV; this is encoded by the coding sequence ATGGAAAAGACCAAGCAGACTGTACCCTCTGTGGTGCCGCGCCATGTCGCGATCATCATGGATGGGAATAATCGCTGGGCGAAGAAACGCTTTATGCCGGGTGTTGCCGGGCATAAAGCGGGTGTCGATGCGGTAAGGGCTGTGATTGAGGTGTGCGCCGAAGCCAAGGTCGAGGTGCTGACCTTGTTCGCCTTCTCCAGTGAGAACTGGCAACGGCCCGCCGAAGAAGTCAGCGCCTTGATGGACCTGTTCTTCAAGGCCTTGCGTCGTGAAGCCAAGCGCCTCAACGACAACAACATCAGCCTGCGCATCATCGGCGATCGCTCGCGCTTTCATCCCGAACTGCAAGCCGCCATGCGCGAAGCCGAGGCCATTACGGCCGGGGCCAATCGATTTGTGCTACAGATCGCAGCCAACTACGGTGGCCAGTGGGATATCGCCCAGGCTGCACAGCGTCTGGCGCGTGAAGTGCAGGCCGGTCATCTACGGCCGGACGACATCACCCCCGAACTCTTGCAAACCTGCCTGGTGACTGGCGATCTGCCGTTGCCTGACTTGTGCATCCGTACCGGTGGCGAGCACCGCATCAGCAATTTCCTGCTGTGGCAGCTGGCGTACACCGAGCTGTACTTCTCCGACCTGTTCTGGCCGGACTTCAAACACGATGCCATGCGCAATGCGCTGGCCGATTTCGCTTCCCGTCAGCGTCGCTTCGGTAAAACGAGCGAGCAGATCGAAGCTGGAGCCCGGGTTTAA
- a CDS encoding phosphatidate cytidylyltransferase: MLKQRIITALILLPIALCGFFLLDGSAFALFIGLVVTLGAWEWARLAGFSAQLPRVVYAAVVAALAFLLYILPDLAPWVLGAALLWWALATFLVLTFPRTSGKWSSVACKLVIGLLILLPAWQGLVEIKRYPMGNWLILAVMVLVWGADIGAYFSGRAFGKRKLAPAVSPGKSWEGVYGGLALTLVIALVVGVVRGWSVKEIFLALLATAIVVFISVVGDLTESMFKRQAGIKDSSNLLPGHGGVLDRIDSLTAAIPIFAVLLWMTAS; the protein is encoded by the coding sequence ATGCTTAAACAACGAATCATCACAGCACTGATCCTGTTGCCGATCGCCTTGTGTGGGTTTTTCCTGCTCGACGGTTCCGCCTTTGCGCTGTTTATCGGTCTGGTCGTCACCCTGGGTGCCTGGGAGTGGGCGCGTCTGGCGGGTTTCAGCGCGCAATTGCCGCGTGTCGTGTATGCCGCTGTCGTAGCTGCCTTGGCGTTCCTCTTGTACATCCTGCCGGACCTAGCGCCTTGGGTGTTGGGGGCGGCCTTGTTGTGGTGGGCGCTGGCGACATTCCTGGTGCTGACCTTTCCACGCACCAGCGGCAAGTGGTCAAGTGTGGCCTGCAAGTTGGTGATTGGCTTGTTGATTCTGTTGCCGGCCTGGCAAGGGTTGGTGGAGATCAAGCGTTATCCAATGGGTAACTGGCTGATCCTGGCGGTCATGGTGCTGGTCTGGGGCGCTGATATCGGTGCGTACTTCTCAGGCCGGGCCTTCGGCAAGCGCAAGCTGGCGCCGGCGGTCAGTCCAGGCAAGAGCTGGGAGGGCGTGTATGGCGGCCTGGCGTTGACGCTGGTGATCGCGCTGGTCGTCGGTGTTGTGCGTGGCTGGTCGGTGAAAGAGATTTTCCTGGCGCTGCTGGCCACTGCCATCGTCGTGTTCATCTCGGTCGTGGGCGATCTCACCGAAAGCATGTTCAAGCGTCAGGCCGGGATCAAGGACAGCAGTAACCTGCTGCCGGGTCACGGCGGCGTGCTGGACCGTATCGACAGCCTGACCGCTGCCATCCCGATCTTCGCAGTACTCTTGTGGATGACCGCTTCGTGA
- the ispC gene encoding 1-deoxy-D-xylulose-5-phosphate reductoisomerase has product MSRLQQVTVLGATGSVGLSTLDVIARHPDRYQVFALTGFTRLSELLALCVRHAPRFAVVPEAAAARGLQDDLRAAGLSTQVLVGEEGLCQVSADAEVDTVVAAIVGAAGLRPTLAAVDAGKKILLANKEALVMSGALFMQAVRKSGAVLLPLDSEHNAIFQCMPGDYARGLSQVGVRRILLTASGGPFRQTPLAELEHVSPDQACAHPNWSMGRKISVDSASMMNKGLELIEACWLFDARPDQVEVVIHPQSVIHSLVDYVDGSVLAQLGNPDMRTPIANALAWPERIDSGVAPLDLFAVARLDFEAPDEQRFPCLRLARQAAEAGNSAPAMLNAANEVAVAAFLERRIRFPQIASIIEDVLALEPVVAVNELGAVFEADTKARALAEQWLSRNAR; this is encoded by the coding sequence GTGAGCCGCCTGCAGCAAGTCACCGTGCTGGGTGCAACCGGTTCGGTGGGGCTGAGCACCCTCGATGTTATTGCTCGTCATCCTGATCGCTACCAGGTCTTTGCCCTGACCGGTTTTACCCGTTTGAGCGAATTGCTGGCCTTGTGCGTGCGTCATGCGCCGCGTTTCGCCGTGGTGCCTGAGGCGGCGGCGGCTCGTGGGCTGCAGGACGATCTGCGGGCTGCCGGGCTGTCCACTCAAGTGTTGGTGGGTGAGGAGGGGCTGTGTCAGGTCTCGGCCGATGCTGAAGTCGATACTGTCGTCGCCGCCATTGTGGGTGCTGCGGGCCTGCGTCCGACCTTGGCTGCAGTGGATGCTGGCAAGAAGATCCTGCTGGCCAATAAAGAAGCGCTGGTTATGTCCGGTGCGCTCTTTATGCAGGCGGTGCGCAAGAGCGGTGCCGTGTTGTTGCCGCTGGACAGCGAACACAATGCAATCTTCCAGTGCATGCCCGGCGATTATGCCCGTGGCCTGAGCCAGGTGGGTGTGCGTCGGATTCTGCTGACGGCTTCCGGTGGCCCGTTCCGACAAACCCCGCTGGCTGAACTGGAGCACGTATCGCCCGACCAGGCGTGCGCTCATCCGAACTGGTCCATGGGGCGCAAGATCTCCGTGGATTCGGCGAGCATGATGAACAAAGGCCTGGAGCTGATCGAGGCGTGCTGGTTGTTCGATGCGCGTCCGGATCAGGTCGAGGTGGTGATTCACCCACAAAGTGTGATTCATTCCCTGGTCGACTACGTCGACGGTTCGGTCCTGGCGCAGTTGGGCAACCCTGATATGCGCACGCCGATTGCCAACGCCCTGGCCTGGCCGGAGCGGATCGACTCGGGCGTAGCACCTTTGGACCTGTTTGCCGTGGCCCGCCTGGATTTCGAGGCGCCGGACGAACAACGCTTCCCTTGCCTACGCCTGGCGCGGCAGGCGGCTGAAGCGGGTAACAGCGCGCCGGCGATGCTCAACGCGGCCAACGAAGTGGCTGTGGCAGCGTTTCTCGAACGGCGCATCCGCTTTCCGCAGATCGCGAGTATCATCGAGGACGTCCTGGCGCTTGAGCCTGTCGTCGCGGTGAATGAGCTTGGGGCCGTCTTCGAGGCCGATACCAAGGCTCGGGCCCTGGCAGAACAATGGTTGAGCCGCAACGCGCGTTAG
- the rseP gene encoding sigma E protease regulator RseP, with amino-acid sequence MSALYMIVGTLVALGVLVTFHEFGHFWVARRCGVKVLRFSVGFGMPLVRWHDRRGTEFVIAAIPLGGYVKMLDEREGEVPADQLDQSFNRKTVRQRIAIVAAGPIANFLLAMVFFWVLAMLGSQQVRPVIGAVESDSIAAKAGLVAGQEIVSIDGEPTTGWGAVNLQLVRRLGESGIVNVVVREQDSTSETPRELALDHWLKGADEPDPIKSLGIRPWRPALPPVLAELDPKGPAQAAGLKTGDRLLALDGQVLGDWQQVVDLVRVRPDTKIVLKVERDGAQIDVPVTLSVRGEAKAAGGYLGAGVKAVDWPPSMVREVSYGPLAAIGEGAKRTWTMSVLTLESLKKMLFGELSVKNLSGPITIAKVAGASAQSGVADFLNFLAYLSISLGVLNLLPIPVLDGGHLLFYLVEWVRGRPLSDRVQGWGIQIGISLVVGVMLLALVNDLGRL; translated from the coding sequence ATGAGTGCGCTTTACATGATTGTCGGCACCCTGGTTGCTCTGGGTGTGCTGGTTACCTTCCACGAATTCGGCCACTTCTGGGTGGCGCGTCGTTGCGGCGTCAAGGTACTGCGCTTTTCCGTCGGTTTCGGCATGCCGCTGGTGCGCTGGCACGACCGTCGTGGCACCGAGTTCGTGATTGCAGCCATTCCGCTGGGTGGCTACGTCAAGATGCTCGATGAGCGCGAAGGCGAAGTGCCGGCAGATCAGTTGGATCAGTCTTTCAATCGCAAGACCGTTCGTCAGCGTATCGCCATTGTCGCCGCCGGCCCGATCGCCAACTTCCTGTTGGCGATGGTGTTCTTCTGGGTGTTGGCCATGCTGGGCAGCCAGCAGGTGCGTCCGGTCATTGGTGCGGTCGAGTCGGACAGTATTGCCGCCAAGGCTGGATTGGTTGCCGGGCAGGAAATTGTTTCCATTGATGGCGAACCCACCACGGGCTGGGGCGCGGTCAATTTGCAGTTGGTGCGTCGCCTCGGTGAAAGCGGCATCGTCAATGTGGTGGTGCGCGAGCAGGATTCCACCAGTGAAACCCCGCGTGAGCTGGCCCTCGATCATTGGCTCAAGGGCGCTGATGAGCCTGATCCGATCAAGTCCCTGGGCATACGCCCATGGCGTCCGGCCTTGCCGCCGGTCCTCGCTGAGCTGGACCCGAAAGGTCCGGCCCAGGCTGCCGGCCTGAAAACCGGTGATCGCCTGTTGGCCCTTGACGGGCAGGTGCTGGGTGACTGGCAGCAGGTGGTCGATCTGGTTCGTGTACGTCCTGATACTAAAATTGTGCTGAAAGTTGAGCGCGACGGTGCTCAAATCGACGTCCCGGTGACCTTGTCGGTCCGTGGGGAAGCCAAGGCTGCTGGGGGTTACCTGGGTGCCGGGGTCAAGGCTGTCGACTGGCCGCCATCGATGGTGCGCGAGGTGAGCTACGGGCCGTTGGCAGCGATTGGTGAAGGTGCAAAACGCACTTGGACCATGAGTGTGCTGACCCTGGAATCCCTCAAGAAAATGTTGTTCGGCGAGCTCTCGGTAAAAAACTTGAGTGGACCGATAACCATTGCTAAAGTGGCGGGCGCTTCTGCCCAGTCGGGTGTCGCGGATTTCCTGAATTTCCTGGCTTATCTGAGTATTAGCCTGGGTGTTCTGAATTTGTTGCCCATTCCTGTACTGGATGGGGGGCATCTGTTGTTTTATCTGGTCGAGTGGGTGCGTGGTCGCCCCTTGTCGGATCGGGTGCAGGGTTGGGGGATACAGATCGGTATCAGTTTGGTGGTCGGGGTGATGTTATTAGCCTTGGTCAACGATCTGGGTCGACTGTAA
- the bamA gene encoding outer membrane protein assembly factor BamA, translating to MKRLLLTAVLTVLMIAEVHAESFTISDIRVNGLQRVSAGSVFGALPLNVGEQADDRRLVESTRALFKTGFFQDIQLGREGNVLVITVVERPSVASIEIEGNKAISTEDLMKGLKQSGLAEGEIFQRATLEGVRNELQRQYVAQGRYSATVETEVVPQPRNRVGLKVNINEGTVAAIQHINVVGNTKFADEDLIDLFELKTTNWLSFFKNDDKYAREKLSGDLERLRSYYLDRGYINMDIASTQVSITPDKKHVYITVNVNEGEKYKVRDVKLSGDLKVPEDQVKALLLVQKDQVFSRKLMTTTSELITRRLGNEGYTFANVNGVPTPHDDDHTVDITFVVDPGKRAYVNRINFRGNTKSADEVLRREMRQMEGGWASTYLIDQSKTRLERLGFFKEVNVETPAVPGVDDQVDVNYAVEEQASGSITASVGFAQSAGLILGGSITQNNFLGTGNRVSIGLTRSEYQSRYNFGYTDPYWTADGVSLGYNAFYRTTDYKDLDVDVASYAIDSLGAGVNVGYPISETSRLTFGLTAQQDEIKTGVYTVDEIFDFTRREGDKFLNFKASAGWSESTLNKGVLATRGHSQSLTLETTTPGSDLSFFKLDYRGQLFTPLSDNYTMRLHTELGYGDGYGSTNGLPFYENYYAGGFNSVRGFKDSTLGPRGTPSRGVGVTGNQGTVVDSDNDPLPFGGNVLIQGGAEILFPLPFVKDQRSLRTSVFWDVGNVFDSKCEQITNPSGVKSKTECNDVSLSNLASSVGVGVTWVTALGPLSFALAMPIKKPDNAETQIFQFSLGQTF from the coding sequence ATGAAACGTCTGCTGCTAACTGCGGTTCTCACCGTATTGATGATCGCCGAAGTTCACGCCGAGTCCTTCACCATCTCCGATATTCGCGTCAACGGCCTCCAGCGGGTTTCCGCGGGTAGCGTCTTTGGTGCATTACCGTTGAACGTCGGTGAACAGGCTGATGACCGTCGCCTGGTGGAATCCACTCGTGCGCTGTTCAAAACCGGTTTCTTTCAAGACATCCAACTGGGTCGCGAAGGCAACGTCCTGGTCATCACCGTGGTCGAGCGACCTTCCGTCGCCAGTATCGAGATCGAAGGCAACAAGGCGATCTCTACTGAAGATCTGATGAAAGGTCTCAAGCAATCCGGCCTGGCCGAAGGCGAGATCTTCCAGCGCGCCACCCTTGAAGGTGTGCGTAACGAACTGCAACGCCAGTACGTTGCCCAGGGTCGCTATTCCGCGACCGTGGAAACGGAAGTGGTGCCGCAACCTCGTAACCGTGTCGGCCTCAAGGTCAACATCAACGAAGGCACCGTGGCGGCGATCCAGCACATCAACGTGGTGGGCAATACCAAGTTCGCTGATGAAGACCTGATCGACCTGTTCGAACTCAAGACCACCAACTGGTTGTCGTTCTTCAAGAACGATGACAAGTACGCCCGCGAAAAGCTGTCCGGTGACCTGGAACGCCTGCGTTCCTACTACCTGGACCGTGGTTATATCAACATGGATATCGCTTCGACCCAGGTGTCCATCACCCCGGACAAGAAGCACGTCTACATCACCGTCAACGTCAACGAAGGCGAGAAGTACAAGGTTCGTGACGTGAAGCTGAGCGGCGACCTGAAAGTGCCTGAAGACCAGGTCAAGGCGCTGTTGCTGGTGCAGAAGGACCAAGTGTTCTCGCGCAAGCTGATGACCACCACTTCCGAGCTGATCACCCGTCGCCTGGGTAACGAAGGCTACACCTTCGCCAACGTCAACGGCGTGCCGACGCCCCATGATGATGACCACACCGTGGACATCACCTTTGTGGTCGATCCAGGCAAGCGTGCCTACGTGAACCGTATCAACTTCCGTGGCAACACCAAGTCTGCGGACGAAGTGCTGCGTCGTGAAATGCGCCAAATGGAAGGTGGCTGGGCATCGACTTACCTGATCGACCAGTCCAAGACCCGTCTTGAACGCCTGGGCTTCTTCAAGGAAGTCAACGTCGAAACCCCGGCCGTACCGGGTGTGGATGACCAGGTTGACGTGAACTACGCCGTGGAAGAGCAAGCATCGGGTTCCATCACCGCCAGCGTCGGCTTCGCACAGAGTGCCGGTCTGATCCTCGGTGGTTCGATCACCCAGAACAACTTCCTGGGTACCGGTAACCGTGTTTCCATCGGCCTGACCCGAAGCGAATACCAGAGCCGATACAACTTCGGTTATACCGACCCCTACTGGACTGCTGATGGTGTGAGCCTGGGCTACAACGCCTTCTACCGCACCACCGACTACAAAGACCTCGACGTTGACGTTGCAAGCTATGCGATCGACAGCCTCGGCGCCGGTGTCAACGTGGGCTATCCGATCAGCGAGACTTCGCGTCTGACGTTCGGTTTGACCGCGCAACAGGATGAGATCAAGACCGGTGTGTACACCGTGGACGAGATCTTCGACTTTACCCGTCGTGAAGGTGACAAGTTCCTGAACTTCAAGGCGTCTGCCGGCTGGTCCGAGTCGACCCTGAACAAAGGTGTACTGGCAACCCGTGGTCACTCCCAGAGCCTCACCCTGGAAACCACCACGCCGGGCAGCGACCTGTCGTTCTTCAAACTCGACTACCGTGGCCAGTTGTTCACGCCGTTGAGCGACAATTACACCATGCGCCTGCACACTGAACTGGGTTATGGCGATGGTTATGGCTCCACCAATGGTCTACCGTTCTACGAGAACTACTACGCGGGTGGCTTCAACTCCGTGCGTGGTTTCAAAGACAGCACCTTGGGCCCTCGTGGTACTCCAAGCCGTGGTGTTGGCGTAACCGGTAACCAGGGCACTGTGGTTGACTCGGACAATGACCCACTGCCGTTTGGTGGTAACGTTCTGATCCAGGGCGGTGCGGAAATCCTGTTCCCGCTGCCGTTTGTGAAAGATCAGCGTTCCCTGCGGACTTCGGTCTTCTGGGACGTGGGTAACGTGTTCGACTCCAAGTGCGAGCAGATCACCAACCCGAGCGGTGTGAAGTCCAAGACCGAGTGCAACGACGTGAGCCTCAGTAATCTGGCAAGCTCCGTGGGTGTGGGTGTGACCTGGGTGACCGCGCTGGGCCCATTGAGCTTTGCTCTGGCCATGCCGATCAAGAAACCGGATAACGCTGAAACCCAGATTTTCCAATTCTCCCTCGGCCAGACGTTCTAA